From a single Streptomyces sp. 1331.2 genomic region:
- a CDS encoding spherulation-specific family 4 protein, giving the protein MTAGHPDGRLLVPLYVHPAVDPAAWRAVAAADPDRIAAVVLNLADGPGEVPDGVFAEAADELRAAGLPLVGYTDTDYGRRPHAAVVADILTYRQRHGITGVYLDQVSTQPGALAHYRRLATAARAAGCGTVIFGHGEHPDPGYAEVGLADLLVTFEGDWDTYRAMTQPLWTGRHAASRFCHLVYDVPAEYARDATALIAARRAGVGCAVPGAGENPWRTLPHGLTAAELT; this is encoded by the coding sequence ATGACCGCCGGGCACCCCGACGGCCGCCTGCTGGTGCCGCTGTACGTCCACCCCGCGGTGGACCCGGCGGCCTGGCGGGCGGTCGCCGCCGCCGACCCCGACCGGATCGCCGCCGTGGTGCTCAACCTCGCCGACGGTCCGGGCGAGGTCCCGGACGGCGTCTTCGCCGAGGCCGCCGACGAACTCCGTGCGGCGGGGCTGCCGTTGGTCGGCTACACCGACACCGACTACGGCCGCAGGCCGCACGCGGCCGTGGTCGCCGACATCCTGACGTACCGTCAGCGGCACGGCATCACCGGTGTCTACCTCGACCAAGTCTCCACCCAGCCAGGGGCGTTGGCGCACTACCGACGGCTGGCCACGGCAGCCCGCGCGGCCGGCTGCGGCACCGTGATCTTCGGTCACGGCGAGCACCCGGACCCGGGCTACGCCGAGGTCGGCCTGGCCGACCTGCTGGTCACCTTCGAGGGCGACTGGGACACCTACCGAGCGATGACGCAACCGCTGTGGACGGGGCGGCACGCGGCCTCCCGCTTCTGCCACCTGGTCTACGACGTCCCCGCCGAGTACGCCCGGGACGCCACCGCACTGATCGCCGCCCGCCGGGCCGGCGTGGGCTGCGCCGTCCCCGGCGCCGGGGAGAACCCCTGGCGCACCCTGCCGCACGGCCTGACCGCCGCTGAACTCACCTGA
- a CDS encoding NAD-dependent epimerase/dehydratase family protein — translation MRILLLGGDGFLGRHATAVLRSLPGATVLTAGRRPSQDLRLDLATAQAGPLGEELAALAPDVVVNFAGAVAGSAVKLAEVNARGPAVLCEALQLGTPKARLVHIGSAGEYGVCEAGGSLSEDADARPVGVYGATKLAGSLAVAGSPLDAVVLRVFNPVGPGAPAGSLPGRLAAELRRVAPEGTDGVVTVGDLSAYRDFVDARDIAEAVGLAVAAERPLPRVLNLASGQARQVRAIADGLVAAAGFAGRIDESGAGSERSAAVSWQQADVSAAARELGWRPRTDLADTLRDLWLSTAEPTSTPVVA, via the coding sequence GTGAGAATCCTGCTCCTCGGCGGCGACGGCTTCCTGGGCCGTCACGCCACCGCCGTCCTGCGGTCGCTGCCCGGTGCCACCGTGCTGACCGCGGGCCGGCGGCCCTCCCAAGACCTGCGGCTGGACCTGGCCACCGCCCAGGCCGGCCCGCTCGGCGAGGAACTGGCCGCGCTGGCGCCCGACGTGGTGGTCAACTTCGCCGGCGCGGTGGCCGGCAGCGCGGTCAAGCTCGCCGAGGTGAACGCCCGCGGCCCGGCGGTGCTCTGCGAGGCGCTGCAGCTCGGCACCCCCAAGGCCCGCCTGGTGCACATCGGTTCGGCCGGCGAGTACGGCGTCTGCGAAGCGGGCGGCTCGCTGTCCGAGGACGCCGACGCCCGCCCGGTCGGCGTGTACGGCGCGACCAAGCTGGCCGGCTCCCTCGCGGTGGCCGGCTCGCCGCTGGACGCGGTGGTGCTGCGGGTGTTCAACCCGGTCGGCCCCGGCGCCCCGGCGGGCTCGCTGCCCGGCCGGCTGGCCGCCGAGCTGCGCCGGGTGGCGCCCGAGGGCACGGACGGCGTCGTCACGGTCGGGGACCTCTCCGCCTACCGCGACTTCGTCGACGCCCGCGACATCGCCGAGGCGGTCGGCCTGGCGGTCGCCGCCGAGCGGCCGCTCCCCCGGGTGCTCAACCTCGCCTCCGGGCAGGCCAGGCAGGTCCGGGCGATCGCCGACGGCCTGGTCGCCGCGGCCGGCTTCGCTGGTCGGATCGACGAGAGCGGGGCGGGCTCCGAACGGTCGGCCGCGGTCTCCTGGCAGCAGGCCGACGTCTCGGCCGCCGCCCGGGAGCTCGGCTGGCGCCCGCGGACGGACCTCGCCGACACCCTGCGCGACCTGTGGCTCAGCACCGCCGAGCCCACGTCGACCCCGGTGGTCGCATGA
- a CDS encoding SDR family NAD(P)-dependent oxidoreductase, which produces MSSVAVTGAEGFIGSHLVETLVADGHHVRAMVQYNSFSSFGWLETLSQEVLDSVEIVLGDVRDPGSVNGLVKGTEAVYHLAALIAIPYSYRAPHSYVDTNVTGTLNVLEAVRHLEIPRLVHTSTSETYGTAQTVPITEDHPINTQSPYAASKAGGDRLADSYHASFETPVVTLRPFNTFGPRQSMRAVIPTVIAQVAAGQTEITLGDLRPTRDFMFVKDTANAFRTVGTAPAESVVGRTFNAGTGGEISVGDLVTLVGKLMGVDLVVKEDEQRIRPTNSEVMRLVADATRLREATGWAPRFSLEQGLEETIEFFRDPANLARYKTDIYNV; this is translated from the coding sequence ATGAGCAGCGTCGCGGTTACCGGAGCCGAAGGCTTCATCGGCTCCCACCTCGTCGAAACCCTGGTCGCCGACGGGCACCACGTCCGCGCGATGGTCCAGTACAACTCCTTCTCCTCCTTCGGGTGGCTGGAGACCCTGTCCCAGGAGGTGCTGGACTCGGTCGAGATCGTCCTCGGCGACGTCCGGGACCCGGGCTCGGTCAACGGCCTGGTCAAGGGCACCGAGGCGGTGTACCACCTGGCCGCCCTGATCGCGATCCCGTACTCCTACCGCGCGCCCCACTCGTACGTGGACACCAACGTCACCGGCACCCTGAACGTGCTGGAGGCGGTGCGTCACTTGGAGATCCCCCGCCTGGTGCACACCTCCACCAGCGAAACCTACGGCACCGCGCAGACCGTGCCGATCACCGAGGACCACCCGATCAACACCCAGTCCCCGTACGCCGCCTCCAAGGCCGGCGGGGACCGGCTGGCCGACAGCTACCACGCCAGCTTCGAGACCCCGGTCGTCACCCTGCGCCCGTTCAACACCTTCGGCCCGCGCCAGTCGATGCGCGCCGTCATCCCGACCGTGATCGCCCAGGTCGCGGCCGGCCAGACCGAGATCACCCTCGGCGACCTGCGCCCGACCCGCGACTTCATGTTCGTCAAGGACACCGCCAACGCCTTCCGCACGGTGGGCACCGCGCCCGCCGAGTCGGTGGTCGGCCGGACCTTCAACGCCGGCACCGGCGGCGAGATCTCGGTCGGCGACCTGGTCACCCTGGTCGGCAAGCTGATGGGCGTCGACCTGGTGGTGAAGGAGGACGAGCAGCGCATCCGTCCGACCAACTCCGAGGTCATGCGCCTGGTCGCGGACGCGACCCGGCTGCGCGAGGCCACCGGCTGGGCCCCGCGGTTCAGCCTGGAGCAGGGCCTGGAGGAGACCATCGAGTTCTTCCGCGACCCGGCCAACCTGGCCCGCTACAAGACCGACATCTACAACGTCTGA
- the pelF gene encoding GT4 family glycosyltransferase PelF, giving the protein MRVTLLTEGTYPHQHGGVSVWCDQLVQGMPDVDFDVIAVTGTGHEALAWELPANVRSVTTAPLWGPASEARPPRGKEMRRFLNAYERFLHSILDPVYTTHFGTELYGFADLARRGLLSPALRSERALRTLQHVWTRDYLPTAASRPTLHDALNATDLLEHALRPLSVEPPKDGVAHAASGGLATLPGLIAAQQYGVPFLLTEHGIYLRERYLGYRTGPYRWPVKALLLGFYRMLAEESYRQAALVTPGNRYNRRWEERGGTPSTHIRTVYNGVDPAAFPPAGPEPETPTLSWAGRVDPIKDLETLIRAFAIVRGEIPEARLRLFGGTPKGGEAYRDGCIALAAELGIADSVAFEGRVADITDAYAAGNVVMLSSISEGFPFTLIEAMSCGRATVSTDVGGVREAVGDTGLVVPPREPEPMAAAAIELLRDAERRARLGEQARLRVIEQFTLRQNIDGFRGIYTELLGTARWMPGGMVAVTDQVPSPDWNQPLAARPEPSEVGA; this is encoded by the coding sequence ATGCGCGTCACCCTGCTCACCGAGGGGACGTATCCGCACCAGCACGGCGGCGTGAGTGTCTGGTGCGACCAGCTCGTTCAAGGCATGCCCGATGTCGACTTCGACGTCATCGCCGTCACCGGAACCGGCCACGAAGCACTGGCCTGGGAACTGCCCGCGAACGTACGGTCCGTCACGACCGCTCCGCTGTGGGGCCCGGCCTCCGAGGCCAGGCCGCCCCGCGGCAAGGAGATGCGGCGCTTCCTCAACGCGTACGAGCGCTTCCTGCACTCCATCCTCGACCCGGTCTACACCACGCACTTCGGGACCGAGCTGTACGGCTTCGCCGACCTCGCCCGGCGCGGACTGCTGAGCCCGGCGCTGCGCAGCGAGCGCGCGCTGCGGACCCTCCAGCACGTGTGGACCCGCGACTACCTGCCCACCGCCGCCTCCCGGCCCACCCTGCACGACGCCCTGAACGCGACCGACCTGCTGGAGCACGCCCTGCGGCCGCTCTCGGTCGAACCGCCGAAGGACGGAGTCGCCCACGCGGCCAGCGGCGGCCTCGCCACCCTGCCCGGCCTGATCGCCGCCCAGCAGTACGGCGTACCGTTCCTGCTGACCGAGCACGGCATCTACCTGCGCGAGCGCTACCTCGGCTACCGCACCGGCCCGTACCGCTGGCCGGTCAAGGCACTGCTGCTCGGCTTCTACCGGATGCTCGCCGAGGAGAGCTACCGGCAGGCCGCTCTGGTCACCCCCGGCAACCGGTACAACCGGCGCTGGGAGGAGCGCGGCGGCACGCCGTCCACGCACATCCGCACCGTCTACAACGGGGTGGACCCGGCGGCCTTCCCGCCGGCCGGCCCCGAGCCCGAGACGCCGACCCTCAGCTGGGCCGGCCGGGTCGACCCGATCAAGGACCTGGAGACGCTGATCCGGGCCTTCGCCATCGTGCGAGGCGAGATCCCCGAGGCGCGGCTGCGGCTCTTCGGGGGCACCCCCAAGGGCGGCGAGGCCTACCGGGACGGCTGCATAGCCCTGGCCGCCGAGCTCGGCATAGCCGACTCGGTGGCCTTCGAGGGCCGCGTCGCCGACATCACCGACGCGTACGCGGCGGGCAACGTGGTCATGCTCTCCAGCATCAGCGAGGGCTTCCCGTTCACCCTGATCGAGGCGATGTCCTGCGGCCGCGCGACCGTCTCGACCGACGTCGGCGGCGTCCGCGAGGCCGTCGGCGACACCGGCCTGGTCGTCCCGCCGCGCGAGCCCGAGCCGATGGCGGCCGCCGCGATCGAGCTGCTGCGCGACGCCGAACGGCGCGCCCGGCTCGGCGAACAGGCCCGGCTGCGGGTCATCGAGCAGTTCACGCTCCGCCAGAACATCGACGGCTTCCGCGGCATCTACACCGAGCTCCTGGGCACCGCCCGCTGGATGCCCGGCGGCATGGTGGCCGTCACCGACCAGGTCCCCAGCCCCGACTGGAACCAGCCACTGGCCGCCCGGCCCGAGCCGAGCGAGGTGGGGGCGTGA
- a CDS encoding tyrosine-protein phosphatase produces the protein MVDQQAESDRIGGARKAVPEPGGTALVGRSLGLRGAVNARDLGGYRAVDGRALRHGVALRSDGLNHVTAEDLGPLGALGLRRVVDLRSMDEVREIGLDRLPGGVALHHMPLLATDFDIALMVRDALADPSPQRQRALLGDGRAAAMMTGLYRWFVTDPVARGRYAALLRLLAAPDGPPLLFHCSAGKDRTGWAAALLLTALGVERETVLADYLLTNARSAPVVARVLDDFRTRGLMSEPELLLPVFHADGGYLDAAFAEVEAGWGDFGAFWRDGLGLDEDVLAGLRANLLD, from the coding sequence ATGGTCGATCAGCAGGCCGAGTCCGACAGAATCGGTGGTGCACGGAAAGCCGTCCCGGAGCCGGGCGGAACGGCGCTGGTAGGGCGCAGTCTTGGTCTGCGCGGCGCGGTGAACGCCCGCGACCTGGGCGGCTACCGGGCGGTCGACGGGCGCGCGCTGAGGCACGGGGTGGCCCTGCGCAGCGATGGCCTGAACCATGTCACGGCCGAGGACCTGGGCCCGCTGGGCGCCCTCGGCCTGCGCCGGGTGGTGGACCTGCGCAGCATGGACGAGGTCCGCGAGATCGGCCTCGACCGCCTCCCCGGCGGCGTGGCCCTGCACCACATGCCGCTGCTGGCGACGGACTTCGACATCGCCCTGATGGTCAGGGACGCCCTGGCGGACCCGAGTCCGCAGCGCCAGCGCGCGCTGCTCGGCGACGGCCGGGCGGCCGCCATGATGACCGGCCTCTACCGCTGGTTCGTCACCGATCCGGTGGCGCGCGGACGTTACGCGGCCCTGCTGCGCCTGCTGGCCGCCCCGGACGGGCCGCCGCTGCTCTTCCACTGCTCGGCCGGCAAGGACCGCACCGGTTGGGCGGCCGCGCTGCTGCTGACCGCCCTCGGGGTCGAGCGGGAGACCGTCCTCGCCGACTACCTGCTCACCAACGCCCGCTCCGCCCCGGTCGTGGCAAGGGTGTTGGACGACTTCCGCACCCGCGGCCTGATGAGCGAGCCCGAGCTGCTGCTGCCGGTCTTCCACGCCGACGGCGGCTACCTGGACGCGGCCTTCGCGGAAGTCGAGGCCGGCTGGGGCGACTTCGGCGCCTTCTGGCGGGACGGGCTCGGGCTGGACGAGGACGTGCTGGCCGGGCTTCGCGCCAACCTGCTGGACTGA
- a CDS encoding RNA polymerase sigma factor SigF has product MSGELGVAEIHAGQATGTAVADGLVPRPRVEPVEPVEPVEPPGTGAAPGTPPAAGLDTRTLSRSLFLRLAVLEPGSAEHTYVRDTLIELNLPLVRYASARFRSRNEPMEDIVQVGTIGLIKAIDRFDPERGVEFPTFAMPTVVGEIKRFFRDTSWSVRVPRRLQELRLALTKAGDELSQRLDRSPTVPELAVCLGVSEEDVVEGLAVGNAYTASSLDSGSGEEDSDGPLADRLGYEDLALEGVEYRESLKPLLAKLPPRERRIIMLRFFGNLTQSQIGEEIGISQMHVSRLLTRTLTQLREGLISEG; this is encoded by the coding sequence ATGTCCGGAGAGCTGGGCGTTGCGGAGATCCACGCTGGTCAGGCCACCGGTACGGCCGTCGCCGACGGCCTGGTCCCGCGACCGCGAGTCGAGCCGGTCGAACCGGTCGAACCGGTCGAACCGCCCGGCACCGGGGCGGCGCCCGGGACTCCACCTGCCGCCGGGCTGGACACCCGGACGCTCTCCCGCTCGCTGTTCCTGCGGCTCGCCGTGCTGGAGCCCGGCAGCGCGGAGCACACCTACGTCCGCGACACCCTGATCGAGCTCAACCTGCCGCTGGTCCGGTACGCCTCGGCGCGCTTCCGCAGCCGCAACGAGCCGATGGAGGACATCGTCCAGGTCGGCACCATCGGCCTGATCAAGGCGATCGACCGCTTCGACCCGGAGCGCGGGGTGGAGTTCCCCACCTTCGCGATGCCCACCGTGGTCGGCGAGATCAAGCGCTTCTTCCGGGACACCAGCTGGTCGGTCCGGGTGCCGCGGCGGCTCCAGGAGCTGCGGCTGGCGCTCACCAAGGCCGGCGACGAGCTGTCCCAGCGGCTGGACCGCTCCCCCACCGTCCCCGAGCTGGCCGTCTGCCTGGGGGTCAGCGAGGAGGACGTGGTCGAGGGCCTCGCGGTGGGCAACGCCTACACCGCCAGCTCGCTGGACTCCGGTTCCGGCGAGGAGGACAGCGACGGGCCGCTGGCCGACCGGCTCGGCTACGAGGACCTCGCGCTGGAGGGCGTCGAGTACCGGGAGTCGCTGAAGCCGCTGCTGGCCAAGCTGCCACCGCGCGAGCGCCGGATCATCATGCTGCGCTTCTTCGGCAACCTCACCCAGTCCCAGATCGGCGAGGAGATCGGCATCTCCCAGATGCACGTCTCCCGGCTGCTCACCCGCACGCTCACCCAGCTCCGCGAGGGGCTGATCAGCGAGGGCTGA
- a CDS encoding RNA polymerase sigma factor SigF encodes MRGPGGRPVVDVRTLTRVLFERLAELPPDAPERERVRAALIEVNIPLVRYAATRFRSRSEPMEDVVQVGTIGLINAIDRFDPTRGVQFPTYALPTILGEIKRYFRDNVRTMHVPRRLQELWVQVSGAMEELTVLHGRAPKVPEIAASLRIPEEDVRACLDAGRAYNAASLEAAQEHEGGLALLDRLGYEDSALAEVEHRDMVRHLLVQLPERERRIVMLRFFANLTQSQISTELGMSQMHVSRLLSRILSRLRTGNSWEE; translated from the coding sequence CTGCGCGGCCCCGGCGGCAGGCCCGTCGTGGACGTCCGGACGCTGACCCGGGTGCTGTTCGAGCGGCTCGCCGAGCTGCCCCCGGACGCCCCCGAGCGCGAACGGGTCCGGGCCGCCCTGATCGAGGTGAACATCCCGCTGGTCCGCTACGCGGCCACCCGCTTCCGCAGCCGCAGCGAGCCGATGGAGGACGTCGTCCAGGTCGGCACCATCGGCCTGATCAACGCGATCGACCGCTTCGACCCCACCCGCGGCGTCCAGTTCCCCACCTACGCGCTGCCGACCATCCTGGGAGAGATCAAGCGCTACTTCCGCGACAACGTCCGCACCATGCACGTCCCCCGACGGCTCCAGGAGCTCTGGGTCCAGGTGAGCGGCGCGATGGAGGAGCTGACGGTGCTGCACGGACGGGCGCCCAAGGTGCCGGAGATCGCCGCCAGCCTGCGGATCCCCGAGGAGGACGTCCGGGCCTGCCTGGACGCCGGGCGGGCCTACAACGCGGCGTCCCTGGAGGCCGCGCAGGAGCACGAGGGCGGACTCGCCCTGCTCGACCGGCTCGGCTACGAGGACTCCGCGCTGGCCGAGGTCGAGCACCGCGACATGGTCCGCCACCTGCTGGTCCAACTCCCCGAACGGGAACGGCGGATCGTGATGCTGCGGTTCTTCGCCAACCTCACCCAGTCCCAGATCAGCACCGAGCTGGGGATGTCCCAGATGCACGTCTCGCGGCTGCTCTCACGGATCCTCAGCAGGCTTCGGACCGGCAACTCCTGGGAAGAGTGA
- a CDS encoding Dabb family protein, producing MIRHLVLFKLNDGVGKDDERALAGAKAFAELGAVIPELREWECGWNTTERDIAYDYAINSLVEDRDALQAYLTHPAHQAAAGQWREFATWVIADIEV from the coding sequence GTGATCCGGCACCTGGTCCTGTTCAAGCTCAACGATGGCGTCGGCAAGGACGACGAGCGCGCCCTCGCCGGCGCCAAGGCGTTCGCCGAGCTCGGCGCGGTGATCCCCGAACTGCGCGAGTGGGAGTGCGGCTGGAACACCACCGAGCGCGACATCGCGTACGACTATGCGATCAACAGCCTGGTCGAGGACCGCGACGCGCTCCAGGCCTACCTGACCCACCCGGCCCACCAGGCCGCCGCCGGCCAGTGGCGCGAGTTCGCGACCTGGGTGATCGCCGACATCGAGGTCTGA